The Pempheris klunzingeri isolate RE-2024b chromosome 1, fPemKlu1.hap1, whole genome shotgun sequence genome includes a region encoding these proteins:
- the tssc4 gene encoding U5 small nuclear ribonucleoprotein TSSC4 — MWDQKNGGDHGDDVNELSASDDSEPEEQPSSAPFDPELDDDDDDDEEEEEDRKVEISAPLVGHKGQSSFSLRGGTSAFSNRSHSIFDCLDSVARLASSSLPQDNLTDGVFARPLPPPPSRKVSQPSSSCPIPAKRRGAPDYLVHPERWTHYSLEDVTETSDQSNRKAAHHFLASLQQRKEEPESRSDSSCNIQQKMIFSRPSGLPKEQPPTLLSAVRGKEKETRLSHLEDDDDDEDGSEKKKAGGNRTDQSAEKAEEKDTRGAVGRPEVKKRVQREEEEEDGEKEKEEEEEDEDEDEEGEKIDEPNPSFTPFRKTKHKNYRKSSGQEDN; from the coding sequence ATGTGGGATCAGAAAAATGGCGGTGACCACGGTGATGATGTGAACGAGCTGTCGGCCAGTGATGATTCTGAGCCTGAAGAACAACCCAGCAGTGCTCCTTTTGACCCAGAGCTggacgatgacgatgatgatgatgaggaggaggaggaggaccggAAGGTTGAGATCTCTGCTCCACTTGTTGGACACAAAGGTCAGAGTTCCTTCAGTCTGCGGGGGGGGACGTCGGCTTTCTCAAACCGCAGCCACAGCATCTTTGACTGCCTGGACAGTGTAGCCCGgctggcctcctcctctctgccccagGATAACCTCACAGACGGAGTGTTTGCTCGGCCTCTTCCTCCACCCCCCAGTAGGAAGGTGAGCCAGCCTTCTTCCAGCTGCCCCATACCAGCAAAAAGGAGAGGAGCCCCGGACTACCTTGTGCACCCTGAGCGCTGGACCCACTACAGTCTGGAGGATGTGACGGAGACCAGCGATCAGAGTAACAGAAAGGCGGCTCATCACTTCTTGGccagcctgcagcagaggaaagaggagcCGGAGAGTCGGAGTGATTCCTCCTGTAACATCCAGCAGAAGATGATCTTCTCCAGACCCAGCGGGCTGCCGAAGGAACAACCTCCAACTCTGCTGTCGGCTGTAAGAGGCAAAGAGAAGGAAACGCGCCTCAGTCATCTGGAGGATGACGATGACGACGAGGATGGCAGTGAGAAGAAGAAGGCTGGAGGAAATAGAACAGACCAGAGTGCAGAAAAGGCTGAGGAAAAAGACACGAGGGGAGCTGTGGGTCGACCAGAGGTGAAGAAACGGgtgcagagagaagaggaggaggaggatggggagaaggagaaggaggaggaggaggaggatgaggatgaggatgaggagggggagaagatAGATGAGCCCAACCCCAGTTTTACCCCCTTCAGAAAGACAAAGCACAAGAACTATAGGAAGAGTTCAGGGCAAGAGGACAACTGA
- the ano9b gene encoding anoctamin-9, with product MNTGAAHNMFFKTVEDSIEMRDRQKDGYSTEPLLPSTPTQRTFDYVLVAHKVDDETDQRAQRQRAFIQELEKKNISVTKLIHDDKVFFGLRAPHEAFEDYMYLLKVSDSCNWCGDARGGVTQATRIRIVHFILHETFINTGENLKELLMKDVFETMFCLHEKKKQKQLQKKWARWSALFTGQPVNDVKCYFGEKVALYYLWLGWYTKLLVPAAALGVVVFLYGLAFFNTNPLIKEVCQSSIIMCPRCDKTCGVWQLSDTCVYAKVSHLFDNEGTVAFAMFMAIWATLFLELWKRHRAKHVSQWKVYDWCEEEEELILKIVNDPNCKPKQFRHSYLQSTLVLILVTLMLMLIIGLAHALVVFRVVAAPLMSEVSWDFIKDHANTVAVMLGAVLHYVTIQIMTRVNRWVSLKLCDIEKTNSFAATERSFTVKMFTFQFFTLFSSLFYVAFFLGRINGHPGNYVRIAGWRLEECHPSGCLTDLFIQMAVIMLLKQTLNNIFEFTVPWLKSCLRRNTAKKLQRKCGHCYRKTCRDEQGRVEPCDICKLRDWLRNYHLADTDAFSLFNEFLEMVVQFSFTTIFVAAFPLAPLLALINNIFEIRLDAIKMARLERRLVPRKTNDIGVWTKVLEAIGVLAVIANGLVIGVSSDFVPRLVYRYRYGPCANGSTHADCMQGYINDTLSTASMSHQAVSHDFNRKQMMITDTGVNATQCSYRDYRSDEDYTLTSQFWLVLAVRFAFVILFEHVVVVCKFVAAWFVPNNPIRVKNDRLYDKLARLKEELREMKRDMSTDV from the exons ATGAACACTGGAGCAGCTCACAACATGTTCTTCAAGACAGTcgag gacAGCATTGAGATgagggacagacagaaggaCGGTTACAGCACTGAGCCTTTACTTCCTTCAACG CCCACCCAGAGGACATTTGACTACGTACTGGTAGCACACAAGGTGGACGATGAAACCGACCAGAgggctcagagacagagagcctTCATCCAGGAgctagaaaagaaaaatatctccGTCACT aagcTCATCCACgatgacaaagtgtttttcGGCCTACGTGCTCCGCATGAGGCGTTTGAAGACTATATGTACCTGCTCAAAGTCTCCGACTCCTGCAACTGGTGTGGAGATGCGAGGGGTGGCGTCACACAGGCTACaag GATCCGAATTGTCCATTTTATCCTTCATGAGACCTTCATCAACACAGGAG AGAACCTGAAGGAACTGTTGATGAAGGATGTGTTCGAAACCATGTTCTGCCTCCATGAG aaaaagaagcagaaacagctgCAGAAGAAGTGGGCTCGATGGTCAGCTCTGTTTACGGGCCAACCAGTCAACGATGTcaa GTGTTACTTTGGAGAGAAGGTGGCTCTGTACTACCTGTGGCTGGGCTGGTACACCAAGCTGCTGgttccagctgctgctctgggtGTTGTAGTCTTCCTGTATGGACTCGCCTTTTTCAACACCAACCCTCTCAT TAAGGAAGTGTGTCAGTCCAGCATCATCATGTGTCCTCGATGTGATAAGACGTGTGGAGTGTGGCAGTTGTCAGACACGTGTGTCTACGCTAAG GTCAGCCATCTGTTTGACAATGAGGGCACGGTGGCTTTTGCTATGTTCATGGCAATCTGGG cCACTCTGTTCCTGGAGCTGTGGAAGAGACACAGAGCCAAGCATGTCTCTCAGTGGAAGGTCTACGACTGGTGTGAGGAGGAG gaGGAACTGATTCTGAAAATAGTCAATGATCCGAACTGTAAACCCAAACAGTTCAGACACTCCTACCTGCAAAGCACTCTGGTTCTCATTCTGGTCACACTCATG TTGATGTTGATCATCGGGCTCGCTCATGCCCTGGTGGTTTTTCGAGTGGTGGCCGCCCCCTTGATGTCTGAGGTCAGCTGGGACTTTATCAAGGACCATGCCAATACTGTGGCTGTGATGCTGGGAGCTGTGCTGCACTACGTCACCATTCAGATCATGACCCGG GTAAACAGATGGGTCTCCCTCAAGCTGTGTGACATAG agAAGACAAACTCATTCGCTGCCACAGAGAGGAGCTTCACAGTCAAGATGTTTACCTTCCAGTTCTTCACTCTCTTCTCCTCACTCTTCTATGTGGCCTTCTTCCTTGGCAG GATAAACGGCCATCCTGGAAACTACGTGCGTATCGCCGgatggaggctggaggag TGCCATCCTAGTGGCTGTTTGACAGACCTCTTCATCCAGATGGCTGTCATCATGCTGCTCAAACAGACTCTCAACAACATCTTTGAGTTCACCGTGCC CTGGCTGAAGAGCTGTCTGAGGCGGAACACTGCAAAGAAGCTGCAGAGGAAGTGCGGCCACTGTTACAGGAAGACCTGCCGTGATGAACAGGGGCGGGTTGAACCGTGCGACATCTGCAAACTTCGCGACTGGCTACGTAACTACCACCTGGCCGACACCGACGCCTTCAGCCTCTTCAATGAGTTCCTGGAGATGG TGGTCCAGTTCAGTTTCACCACCATCTTTGTGGCAGCGTTCCCCCTTGCCCCCCTGCTGGCCCTCATCAACAACATATTTGAGATCCGTCTGGATGCCATCAAGATGGCGCGCCTGGAGCGGCGGTTGGTTCCCAGGAAGACCAACGACATCG gtgtgtggaCGAAGGTGTTGGAGGCCATCGGTGTGCTGGCAGTGATAGCTAACGGTCTCGTCATCGGAGTCTCATCAGACTTTGTTCCGCGCCTCGTCTACCGTTACCGCTACGGCCCCTGTGCTAACGGAAGCACTCACGCAGA CTGCATGCAGGGCTACATCAATGACACTCTGTCCACGGCCTCTATGTCACACCAAGCAGTCAGTCACGACTTTAATCGAAAACAGATGATGATCACAGACACTGGCGTCAATGCCACACAGTGCAG CTACAGAGACTACAGGAGTGATGAAGACTACACCCTCACCTCTCAGTTCTGGTTGGTCTTGGCTGTGCGCTTTGCGTTCGTCATCCTGTTTGAG cacgTGGTGGTGGTGTGTAAGTTTGTAGCGGCCTGGTTTGTCCCAAACAATCCCATCCGGGTGAAGAACGATCGGCTGTATGACAAACTGGCTCGGCTGAAGGAGGAGCTACG tgaaatgaaacgCGACATGTCAACAGATGTCTGA